One stretch of Halobaculum marinum DNA includes these proteins:
- a CDS encoding SRPBCC family protein: MREVEAERFVGATPAALRRLLTPTALVEYEGSFTAQDSYADGDATVVTVAGGGLAFDLRVTETADGWRYEQAGDRGPFDAMETEVTVEQANEGSRLRATSRVSLGLPLPFADRVAGWKRRGELRRLLDNVAADA, translated from the coding sequence ATGCGCGAAGTCGAGGCCGAACGGTTCGTCGGGGCGACGCCGGCGGCGCTGCGTCGACTGCTCACGCCGACGGCGCTCGTCGAGTACGAGGGGAGTTTCACGGCCCAGGACAGCTACGCCGACGGCGACGCGACCGTCGTCACGGTCGCCGGCGGCGGCCTGGCGTTCGACCTCCGGGTGACCGAGACCGCCGACGGCTGGCGCTACGAACAGGCCGGCGACCGCGGACCGTTCGACGCGATGGAGACGGAGGTGACCGTCGAGCAGGCCAACGAGGGCAGTCGCCTCCGGGCGACCTCGCGCGTCTCGCTCGGGTTGCCGCTCCCGTTCGCCGACCGGGTCGCGGGGTGGAAGCGCCGCGGCGAACTGCGACGACTGCTCGACAACGTCGCCGCCGACGCCTGA